Proteins co-encoded in one Sulfurovum xiamenensis genomic window:
- the asnB gene encoding asparagine synthase (glutamine-hydrolyzing): protein MCAIFGIIGTYEEEKAIEAFDTLAHRGIDAKYTSVNAHCFLGVHRLAITDVTKTLTPIYNHDGLQILFNGEIYNYEVLAVELQLHKASEIDVLYAAYRVWGDDFVKHLRGMFAIAIIEEAQVKLFRDPFGKKPIYYTLDEQRFIFASEMKAIHSLVPFTFDRQIVTQYLSFQTPLPPHTFHRYIHQVDAGEMVTFSVDERRVKRKRYYTPFSEGQTISEQKKAEEQLENVLLESVAMRLPKEVKFACLLSGGVDSSLICAMASLIQKVHTFSIGYEGYEKYDERPYAKTVSEHIKSNHHEVLFSKTDFLQTIEEVIGSLDEPLADPAMLPLYHLMKAVHKEGFKVVLTGDGSDELFMGYRTYKEFYALEQAKELGFKGWLQNYFKSHFSMHKEWEWYKRIFEGSTLFRSTAEIFTDLQQNRLLRMNVKDNRSLAALESYKEEFEQSGRVSPMEWYSFVDLKVMLGNVFLRKLDRMSMAHSIEARSPFLDKEVVATAFSCTPDLRMMKPSKALVKNVARKYLPNEIVDRKKKGFNYPYMEWLQESGELEVIHRIQEKMNLFNESELEMYLEKGKQGMFKQHLFSLYMLCKWLEKVNRSS, encoded by the coding sequence GTGTGTGCAATATTTGGGATCATCGGAACCTATGAGGAGGAAAAAGCCATAGAGGCTTTTGATACATTGGCCCATCGGGGGATAGATGCAAAGTATACCTCTGTGAATGCGCATTGTTTTCTTGGTGTCCATCGGCTTGCTATTACAGATGTAACGAAAACACTCACACCCATATATAATCATGATGGGCTACAGATACTTTTCAATGGTGAAATTTACAATTATGAAGTCTTGGCGGTGGAACTTCAGCTTCACAAAGCAAGTGAGATAGATGTCCTCTATGCTGCTTATAGGGTCTGGGGAGATGATTTTGTAAAGCATCTTCGGGGGATGTTCGCCATTGCGATCATTGAAGAGGCACAGGTCAAGTTATTTCGTGACCCTTTTGGAAAGAAACCGATCTATTATACGTTGGATGAGCAACGATTTATCTTTGCCAGTGAAATGAAAGCGATCCACTCCCTTGTTCCGTTTACATTTGACAGGCAGATAGTGACACAATATCTCTCTTTTCAAACTCCACTCCCTCCTCATACATTTCATAGGTATATTCATCAGGTAGATGCAGGGGAAATGGTAACGTTTTCTGTAGATGAGAGGAGGGTAAAACGGAAAAGGTATTACACGCCGTTCAGTGAGGGCCAAACCATTTCGGAACAGAAGAAAGCGGAAGAGCAATTGGAAAATGTACTTTTGGAGTCTGTGGCAATGCGTCTGCCCAAAGAGGTAAAATTCGCCTGTCTTCTTTCCGGAGGTGTGGACTCTTCGCTTATCTGTGCCATGGCATCTTTAATACAAAAGGTGCACACCTTCAGTATAGGGTATGAAGGGTATGAGAAGTATGATGAGCGTCCCTATGCCAAGACAGTTTCGGAGCATATAAAATCCAACCATCATGAAGTGCTCTTCAGTAAAACAGATTTTTTGCAAACCATAGAGGAGGTGATCGGATCTTTAGATGAACCTTTGGCCGATCCTGCCATGCTACCCCTTTACCACCTGATGAAAGCAGTCCATAAAGAGGGGTTCAAGGTGGTGCTGACCGGTGATGGAAGTGACGAACTCTTTATGGGGTACAGGACCTATAAAGAGTTTTATGCCCTGGAACAGGCCAAGGAACTAGGGTTCAAAGGGTGGTTACAAAACTATTTTAAATCGCATTTTTCCATGCATAAAGAGTGGGAGTGGTATAAACGTATCTTTGAAGGGAGTACATTGTTCAGGTCCACAGCAGAGATATTTACGGATCTCCAGCAAAACAGGCTTTTGCGTATGAATGTGAAAGATAATCGTTCTTTAGCAGCACTTGAGTCTTACAAAGAAGAGTTCGAACAGAGCGGCCGTGTCTCACCTATGGAGTGGTATAGTTTTGTAGATCTCAAGGTGATGCTGGGAAATGTCTTTTTGCGCAAGCTTGACCGTATGAGTATGGCACACAGCATCGAGGCAAGAAGTCCATTTTTAGACAAAGAAGTGGTGGCTACAGCATTCTCCTGTACGCCTGATCTTCGTATGATGAAACCTTCCAAGGCCCTAGTGAAAAATGTTGCTAGAAAATATCTTCCTAACGAGATCGTTGATCGTAAGAAAAAAGGGTTTAACTATCCTTACATGGAATGGCTGCAGGAGAGTGGAGAGTTAGAAGTCATACATCGTATACAAGAAAAAATGAACCTTTTTAATGAAAGTGAACTTGAAATGTATTTGGAGAAAGGGAAACAGGGAATGTTCAAGCAACATCTTTTTTCACTCTATATGTTATGTAAGTGGTTGGAAAAGGTAAATCGTAGTTCCTAG
- a CDS encoding NAD-dependent epimerase/dehydratase: MTILLSGATGFLGSYLLKRFMQEGFDVIALTRSTSDTYRIKELLSTITYYDVDTTEIKEIFKKHNIDIVVNTVTDYGRSNSRISSILETNLMFSVRLLENAVENNVKTFINTDTLLEKEINAYALSKNQLVQWMQFLSDKINMINIKIEHMYGPLDDDNKFIYWVINQLQQNVEKIDLTNGVQKRDFIYIDDVVEAYMTIIINIEKFSSYEEFELGSGDAIEVKEFLNLVYNEISQKQVLTTKLNFGAVEYRPKENMCMEADISKLLSLGWEPSVKLEEGIKKILNGELSD, encoded by the coding sequence ATGACAATTTTACTGAGCGGTGCAACTGGATTTTTAGGGAGTTATCTTTTAAAGAGATTTATGCAAGAAGGCTTTGATGTCATTGCATTAACAAGATCAACTTCAGATACCTACAGAATCAAAGAACTGCTTAGTACAATTACATATTATGATGTCGACACAACAGAAATAAAAGAGATATTCAAAAAGCACAATATTGATATTGTAGTGAACACAGTTACAGACTATGGTAGATCAAATAGTCGAATATCAAGTATTTTAGAGACCAACCTAATGTTTTCTGTAAGACTTCTTGAGAATGCCGTAGAAAACAATGTAAAAACCTTTATCAATACAGATACCTTGCTTGAAAAAGAGATCAATGCATATGCATTATCAAAAAACCAATTGGTTCAATGGATGCAATTTTTATCTGATAAGATCAATATGATAAACATCAAAATAGAGCATATGTATGGTCCGTTGGATGATGACAACAAGTTTATCTATTGGGTCATCAATCAGTTACAACAAAATGTAGAAAAGATCGATCTAACAAATGGTGTCCAAAAAAGAGATTTTATTTATATTGATGATGTTGTTGAAGCATATATGACAATTATTATTAACATAGAAAAATTCTCCTCTTATGAAGAGTTTGAGTTGGGCAGCGGAGATGCTATAGAAGTAAAAGAGTTTTTGAATCTTGTCTACAATGAGATAAGTCAAAAACAAGTATTGACCACAAAACTGAACTTTGGTGCAGTTGAATATCGTCCTAAAGAGAATATGTGTATGGAAGCAGACATTTCAAAACTACTATCTTTGGGATGGGAACCAAGTGTAAAGCTTGAAGAAGGAATAAAAAAAATATTAAATGGAGAGTTAAGTGACTAA
- the rfbG gene encoding CDP-glucose 4,6-dehydratase: MVMHSLFGGIYKDKTVLVTGHTGFKGSWLVYWLKEMGAKVVGYSLEAPTTPNHLSLLELDITSIIGDIRDQQKLDETFAAYKPDIVFHLAAQPLVRLSYDEPVETYETNVMGTLKVLEACRKTDSVKAIVNITSDKAYENKEWIWGYRENDPMGGYDPYSSSKGCAELLASSYRNSYFNLNDYGNKHNTLLASCRAGNVIGGGDWAQDRLITDIMVAVSKGEKVKIRNPYATRPWQHVLEPLSGYLHIGQKLLEGKKEFAEGWNFGPSDEGSITVEEVVKYIQQYWDKIEYELNQSEDHPHEANLLKLDCSKAHIRLKWTDVWDSQKTFDKMTSWYKSYYENGKILTQEDLDCYISDAKVKKIEWAESK; the protein is encoded by the coding sequence ATGGTAATGCACTCTCTTTTTGGAGGTATCTATAAAGACAAAACAGTCCTTGTAACAGGTCATACCGGTTTTAAGGGGTCCTGGCTTGTGTATTGGCTGAAAGAGATGGGTGCAAAAGTGGTAGGGTACTCACTTGAAGCTCCTACTACTCCAAATCATCTCAGTCTACTTGAGCTAGATATTACTTCTATTATTGGTGATATTAGAGATCAACAAAAATTAGATGAGACATTTGCTGCATATAAACCAGATATTGTTTTTCATCTGGCTGCACAACCTCTTGTAAGACTCTCGTACGATGAACCAGTTGAAACCTATGAAACAAACGTTATGGGGACATTAAAAGTATTAGAGGCTTGCCGTAAAACAGACTCTGTAAAAGCCATAGTCAATATCACAAGTGATAAAGCCTATGAAAATAAAGAGTGGATATGGGGATATAGAGAGAATGATCCTATGGGCGGGTATGACCCATACAGTTCCTCCAAAGGATGTGCTGAACTATTGGCTTCGAGTTATAGAAACTCATACTTCAACCTAAATGACTATGGTAATAAGCACAATACATTGTTGGCAAGTTGCAGAGCCGGTAATGTTATAGGTGGTGGTGATTGGGCTCAAGATAGACTCATCACTGATATCATGGTAGCAGTGAGCAAAGGTGAAAAAGTAAAAATAAGAAATCCCTATGCAACAAGACCTTGGCAGCATGTTTTAGAGCCGTTAAGTGGCTACCTTCATATCGGTCAAAAACTACTTGAGGGAAAAAAAGAGTTTGCAGAAGGCTGGAACTTCGGACCATCTGATGAAGGTTCCATTACTGTAGAAGAAGTTGTAAAGTATATTCAGCAGTACTGGGATAAGATAGAGTATGAACTGAACCAAAGTGAAGATCATCCTCATGAAGCAAACTTACTAAAGTTAGACTGTTCAAAAGCACATATCAGACTAAAATGGACAGATGTATGGGATAGTCAAAAAACATTTGATAAAATGACTTCATGGTATAAATCTTATTATGAAAATGGAAAGATTTTAACGCAAGAAGATCTGGACTGTTATATATCTGATGCAAAAGTTAAAAAGATAGAGTGGGCTGAAAGTAAGTAA
- the dcd gene encoding dCTP deaminase, giving the protein MGLKSDKWIREKSLNEEMITPFCEGLVGEGVVSYGLSSYGYDIRVTDEFKIFTNINAEVVDPKDFNENNVVDFKGDVCIVPPNSFALARTVEYFKMPSDTLAICLGKSTYARCGIIVNVTPFEPGFEGHITIEISNTTPLPAKIYANEGIAQVLFLQGDEQCETTYSDRAGKYQSQTGITLPRILKNK; this is encoded by the coding sequence ATGGGACTAAAATCCGATAAATGGATACGTGAGAAATCACTGAACGAAGAGATGATCACCCCTTTTTGTGAAGGGCTGGTAGGAGAAGGAGTGGTCAGTTACGGGCTAAGCTCATACGGTTATGACATTCGTGTTACAGATGAATTTAAGATCTTTACGAACATCAATGCAGAAGTGGTGGACCCAAAAGATTTTAACGAGAACAATGTAGTGGACTTTAAAGGAGACGTATGTATCGTACCCCCTAACTCTTTTGCCCTTGCAAGAACCGTAGAGTACTTTAAAATGCCGAGTGATACTTTGGCGATCTGTCTAGGGAAAAGCACCTATGCGCGTTGTGGTATCATCGTCAATGTAACACCATTCGAGCCTGGATTTGAAGGGCATATCACGATAGAGATCTCCAACACGACACCTCTACCTGCGAAGATCTATGCCAATGAAGGTATCGCACAGGTACTCTTCTTGCAAGGAGATGAGCAGTGTGAAACGACGTATAGTGACAGAGCCGGGAAATACCAAAGCCAAACAGGTATCACCCTCCCAAGAATCCTTAAAAATAAATAA
- a CDS encoding peptidylprolyl isomerase yields the protein MKKLILLGFITLLTLSQAKMVDAIAIIVEGEPITTAEIRAVQRQMQVSKEQATDLLIQDRLQKSAMKDVQIAEADVDAKISAIAAQNNLTVPKMQKILKEQGTTWNQYRASVKEAMKKEKFFQENVVSSIPAPSEDELKLFYRNHQDEFTIPASVSLVEYSAPSEEHMKKFLQTKNPKGVKSRSVTKSTKDLNPALLGSILQTQNGSFTRPFNAGDRYISYKVLSKKGKVNMSFEAAQGAVAAKWRQQQQSKALKDYFEKIKTNADIQVIR from the coding sequence ATGAAAAAACTTATTCTACTTGGATTTATTACTTTACTGACACTCTCACAGGCCAAAATGGTGGATGCCATTGCAATCATCGTTGAGGGGGAGCCTATTACCACAGCAGAGATACGTGCGGTACAACGACAGATGCAGGTTTCTAAAGAGCAAGCCACTGATCTTCTTATCCAGGATCGTTTACAAAAATCAGCGATGAAAGATGTACAGATCGCTGAAGCAGATGTCGATGCAAAAATATCAGCGATTGCAGCACAAAACAATCTTACTGTTCCTAAAATGCAAAAGATCCTCAAAGAACAGGGTACCACATGGAATCAATACCGTGCAAGTGTCAAAGAAGCGATGAAAAAAGAGAAGTTCTTCCAGGAAAATGTGGTCAGTTCTATCCCAGCTCCAAGTGAAGATGAACTCAAGCTTTTTTACAGAAACCACCAAGATGAATTTACCATCCCTGCCTCTGTCAGTCTGGTCGAATACTCTGCCCCCTCTGAAGAGCACATGAAGAAATTTCTTCAGACAAAAAATCCAAAAGGTGTAAAAAGCCGTTCTGTGACCAAATCGACAAAAGACCTCAACCCTGCTTTGCTTGGTAGTATTTTACAAACACAAAATGGTTCATTTACACGCCCTTTTAATGCAGGAGACCGCTATATCAGCTACAAGGTGCTTTCCAAGAAAGGCAAGGTAAATATGTCTTTTGAAGCAGCCCAAGGTGCCGTTGCCGCCAAATGGAGACAACAACAGCAAAGCAAAGCGCTCAAAGACTATTTTGAAAAGATTAAAACAAACGCTGATATACAAGTAATCAGATAA
- the rfbH gene encoding lipopolysaccharide biosynthesis protein RfbH, whose product MTKQEQLKQEILQKTKEYYELVHKPQQTKAFVEGESRVNYAGRVFDETEMQYLVDSSLDFWLTYGDYSKKFEKKLSEYLGVRWAFLVNSGSSANLLAFYALTSPLLNERQVKRGDEVITVAAGFPTTVAPIVQYGAIPVFVDMELTHFNMDVTQLEKALSPKTKAIMIAHTLGNPFNIKAIKEFCDKHNLWLIEDNCDALGSTYEGKPTGTWGDIGTSSFYPPHHMTMGEGGATYTDNPLLKKIMLSMRDWGRDCWCESGVDNTCGKRFSMSFGSLPKGYDHKYVYSHFGFNLKVSDMQAAVGVAQLEKFPSFVEKRKENYKKLYDGLKDVQELILVEKQPNSDPSWFGFMMTLKDGVKFTRNEIVEFLENNNIQTRNLFAGNMLSHPLFDSLNEDEEYRVVGELTNTDIIMNNSFWIGLYPGMGDDAINYMIKKIREFVKANV is encoded by the coding sequence GTGACTAAGCAAGAACAATTAAAACAAGAGATTCTACAAAAGACAAAAGAGTATTATGAACTGGTACATAAACCACAACAAACCAAAGCGTTTGTAGAAGGTGAGAGCAGAGTTAATTATGCCGGTCGTGTCTTTGATGAAACAGAGATGCAATATCTTGTGGATAGTTCATTGGACTTTTGGTTGACGTACGGAGATTACTCTAAAAAGTTTGAAAAGAAACTTTCTGAATACCTTGGGGTTCGCTGGGCATTTTTGGTGAACAGTGGAAGTTCTGCTAATTTACTTGCTTTTTATGCACTCACTTCTCCTCTTCTAAATGAGAGACAAGTTAAACGTGGTGATGAAGTGATCACTGTAGCTGCAGGGTTCCCAACAACGGTTGCACCTATCGTTCAGTATGGAGCTATTCCTGTATTTGTAGATATGGAACTTACTCACTTTAATATGGATGTTACACAATTAGAAAAGGCATTAAGCCCTAAGACTAAAGCTATTATGATAGCACATACTTTAGGTAATCCTTTTAACATCAAAGCTATTAAAGAGTTCTGCGACAAACATAATCTTTGGTTAATAGAAGACAACTGCGATGCACTTGGCTCTACTTATGAAGGAAAGCCTACGGGGACATGGGGAGACATAGGAACATCTAGTTTTTACCCTCCACATCATATGACTATGGGTGAAGGTGGAGCTACTTATACAGATAATCCTCTACTTAAAAAGATCATGCTCTCTATGCGTGACTGGGGAAGAGATTGCTGGTGTGAAAGTGGTGTAGATAATACTTGTGGAAAACGCTTTTCTATGAGCTTTGGGTCACTACCAAAAGGGTATGATCATAAGTATGTCTACTCTCACTTTGGTTTTAACCTCAAAGTATCTGACATGCAGGCAGCAGTGGGTGTTGCCCAACTTGAAAAGTTCCCTAGCTTTGTAGAAAAACGTAAGGAAAACTATAAAAAACTTTATGATGGACTCAAAGATGTACAAGAGTTGATCTTGGTAGAAAAACAGCCTAACTCAGATCCGAGTTGGTTTGGGTTTATGATGACACTGAAAGATGGTGTGAAGTTCACAAGAAATGAGATCGTTGAGTTTCTTGAGAACAATAACATCCAAACAAGAAACCTTTTTGCAGGGAATATGTTGAGCCACCCCCTCTTCGACAGCCTGAATGAAGATGAAGAGTATAGAGTCGTCGGAGAATTAACAAATACAGATATTATCATGAATAATAGTTTCTGGATAGGTCTATATCCTGGTATGGGAGATGATGCTATTAATTATATGATCAAAAAGATCAGAGAATTTGTAAAGGCTAATGTATGA
- the rfbF gene encoding glucose-1-phosphate cytidylyltransferase codes for MKVLLLAGGFGTRLSEETDVRPKPMVEIGGKPILWHIMKTYSQYGFNDFVVLLGYKGYYIKEYFANYFLHQSDVTIDMQNGKMEVLNNSSEPWKVTLLDTGLNSMTGGRVKRAQDFIGDEPFMLTYGDGVSDINIEELVKFHKSHGKAMTMTSAQPEGRFGALNIEDDNQVTHFLEKPKGDGGWINAGYFVCEPKVFDYITEGDGTVFEQAPLQNLANDGEIFTYKHEGFWKPMDSLNDKNNLNKLWDTNKAPWKVW; via the coding sequence ATGAAGGTATTATTATTAGCAGGAGGGTTTGGAACACGTTTAAGTGAGGAAACGGATGTTAGACCAAAACCTATGGTAGAAATAGGCGGTAAACCTATATTGTGGCACATTATGAAAACATATTCTCAATACGGCTTCAATGACTTTGTTGTTCTCCTTGGCTACAAAGGCTACTATATCAAAGAATACTTTGCAAACTATTTTCTACACCAAAGTGATGTAACAATCGATATGCAAAATGGAAAAATGGAAGTCCTTAACAATTCAAGTGAACCTTGGAAAGTTACGCTTTTAGATACTGGTTTAAATAGTATGACTGGAGGCCGTGTTAAACGTGCCCAAGACTTTATCGGTGATGAACCATTTATGCTGACATACGGGGACGGTGTAAGTGATATCAACATTGAAGAGTTAGTAAAATTCCATAAATCCCATGGAAAAGCCATGACTATGACATCTGCACAACCTGAAGGAAGATTTGGAGCATTGAATATTGAAGATGATAATCAAGTAACACACTTTTTAGAAAAACCAAAAGGTGACGGCGGTTGGATCAATGCCGGTTATTTTGTATGTGAACCAAAAGTATTTGATTACATCACAGAAGGTGACGGTACGGTCTTCGAACAAGCTCCATTGCAAAACCTGGCAAATGATGGTGAGATCTTTACCTATAAACATGAAGGTTTCTGGAAACCGATGGATTCATTGAACGATAAAAATAATCTCAATAAACTTTGGGATACAAACAAAGCCCCTTGGAAAGTATGGTAA
- a CDS encoding GDP-mannose 4,6-dehydratase — MKYLITGGCGFLGSNIASEILKRGDELVIFDSLYRFGSYQNKEWLESQGEFVFIHGDIRNTNDVERTIKTHKPDVIYHLAGQVAMTTSISDPRMDFEVNVGGSFNLLNAVRLYSPESTIIYSSTNKVYGDLEQFDYEETETRYKCIDKPNGFDENVNLDFHSPYGTSKGSADQYMLDFARIYGLKTVVFRHSSMFGGRQFATFDQGWLGWFTTQAIQIKEGILKEPFTISGNGKQVRDLLYADDVVALYLKAAEKIETIKGQAFNVGGGMENSSSLLELFSFLESELNIKMTYIQLPPRESDQRVFVADITKAKELIGWEPKVSKEEGIRKMIEWVNFEKRAKND; from the coding sequence ATGAAGTACTTGATTACAGGGGGATGTGGTTTTTTAGGATCAAACATTGCAAGTGAGATTTTAAAAAGAGGTGATGAGCTTGTCATATTTGATAGCCTTTATAGATTTGGTAGTTATCAAAATAAAGAGTGGCTTGAATCTCAAGGAGAATTTGTATTTATTCATGGGGATATAAGAAATACGAACGATGTAGAAAGAACTATCAAAACACATAAACCTGATGTGATCTATCATCTTGCAGGACAAGTTGCTATGACCACTTCGATTTCCGATCCAAGAATGGACTTTGAAGTCAATGTAGGTGGTAGCTTTAACCTGCTTAATGCCGTAAGATTATATAGCCCTGAATCAACTATCATCTATTCATCGACGAATAAGGTCTATGGTGACTTAGAACAGTTTGATTATGAAGAGACAGAGACAAGATATAAGTGTATTGATAAGCCAAATGGATTCGATGAGAATGTAAATCTAGACTTCCACTCTCCTTACGGTACCTCAAAAGGGAGTGCAGACCAATACATGCTTGATTTCGCTCGTATCTATGGACTTAAAACAGTTGTTTTTAGACACTCTTCTATGTTTGGTGGAAGACAATTCGCAACATTTGATCAAGGTTGGCTAGGTTGGTTTACAACACAGGCAATTCAGATAAAAGAAGGTATTCTAAAAGAACCTTTTACGATCTCTGGAAATGGTAAACAAGTCAGGGATCTTCTTTATGCTGATGATGTTGTAGCTCTTTATCTCAAAGCGGCAGAAAAAATAGAGACTATTAAAGGTCAAGCATTCAATGTCGGAGGAGGAATGGAAAATTCATCTTCCCTGCTTGAACTTTTTAGTTTCTTAGAATCAGAATTAAACATTAAGATGACTTATATTCAACTTCCTCCAAGAGAATCAGACCAAAGGGTATTCGTCGCAGATATAACAAAAGCAAAAGAGTTAATAGGCTGGGAACCAAAGGTTTCTAAAGAAGAAGGTATTCGAAAAATGATTGAGTGGGTTAATTTTGAAAAAAGAGCAAAAAATGATTGA
- a CDS encoding flippase yields MVKEIIKYIKMLIQKLKSLKNQKGFMKYFKNTSWLFAEKVLRMIVGLFVGIWIARYLGPEQFGLFSYAQSFVGLFTAIATLGLDGIVIRELVRDESKRDVLLGTAFRLKLVGALLVLLFLAVAVNFTSNDHYTNMLIYIIASATIFQSLNVIDMYFQSKVLSKYVVYSNIISLFISTMIKITLLLNEAALIAFVWVVLFDSIVLALGLLYFYLYNHLSLKSWKFEKGMAQILLKNSWPLIFGSIAATLYMKIDQVMIKEMLGSEAVGYYVVAVKLSEVWLIITIVLTQSFAPSIINAKKNNNKLYLERVQAIYNLLIKISVFISIIIFVFSKDIITLLYGKEYTSSIEILNIYIWSIVFVFLSNGSWAYYLNENLQKLASMRLIYGAFINIVLNIYFIEYFGLVGAAYSTLISYSISSYFVNFFYKKTRLNFMLQTKSIINIFNINTWLHPIEPKNKR; encoded by the coding sequence ATGGTAAAAGAGATAATTAAATATATTAAAATGTTGATTCAAAAATTAAAATCCCTCAAAAACCAAAAAGGCTTTATGAAGTACTTTAAAAATACCTCTTGGCTTTTTGCAGAAAAGGTCTTAAGAATGATCGTAGGACTTTTTGTTGGCATTTGGATAGCAAGGTATTTAGGTCCTGAACAATTTGGTTTATTTTCTTATGCACAAAGCTTTGTAGGACTTTTTACGGCCATCGCTACCTTAGGGTTAGACGGAATTGTTATACGAGAGCTTGTCAGAGATGAGAGTAAGCGAGATGTGCTTTTAGGAACAGCTTTTAGGCTTAAACTTGTGGGGGCATTGCTAGTTTTACTTTTTTTGGCTGTGGCAGTTAATTTTACCTCGAATGATCATTATACAAATATGTTGATATATATCATTGCATCTGCGACTATATTTCAAAGTTTGAATGTGATAGATATGTATTTTCAAAGTAAAGTATTAAGTAAATATGTAGTTTATTCAAACATCATATCTTTGTTTATATCAACTATGATTAAAATCACTCTTCTTCTTAACGAAGCAGCTTTAATAGCTTTTGTTTGGGTAGTGTTGTTTGATAGTATTGTATTGGCTTTAGGACTTTTGTATTTTTATTTATATAATCACCTTTCTTTAAAGTCATGGAAGTTTGAAAAGGGTATGGCTCAAATCTTACTAAAAAATAGTTGGCCTCTAATTTTTGGTTCTATAGCAGCTACTCTTTATATGAAAATAGATCAAGTGATGATTAAAGAGATGTTAGGCAGCGAAGCAGTTGGATATTATGTAGTAGCAGTTAAACTAAGCGAAGTATGGTTAATTATAACTATTGTATTGACTCAATCATTTGCTCCATCAATTATTAATGCAAAAAAAAATAATAATAAACTATATTTAGAGAGGGTACAGGCTATATATAATTTATTAATTAAAATATCAGTATTTATATCAATAATAATTTTTGTTTTTTCAAAAGATATTATTACTTTATTATATGGAAAAGAATATACATCGAGTATAGAAATATTAAATATTTATATTTGGTCTATTGTATTTGTTTTTTTAAGTAATGGTTCTTGGGCATACTACTTAAATGAGAATTTACAAAAATTAGCGAGTATGAGACTTATTTATGGTGCATTTATAAATATCGTTTTGAATATATATTTTATTGAGTATTTTGGTTTAGTAGGTGCTGCATACTCAACACTCATTTCATATTCAATATCAAGCTACTTTGTAAATTTCTTTTATAAAAAGACAAGGTTAAACTTTATGTTACAAACAAAATCCATTATCAATATATTTAATATAAATACTTGGCTACATCCAATTGAACCTAAAAATAAAAGATGA